Genomic window (Musa acuminata AAA Group cultivar baxijiao chromosome BXJ1-9, Cavendish_Baxijiao_AAA, whole genome shotgun sequence):
CTACATCGCCTCCTCCGGCTTCCCCATCTCTTCCTCCGCCCCATCCCAAACCCTAAAGTACCCTTCCCAACTCTTCCCTCTCCGCTCTCTCCGCCTTGCCGCCGTCTCCCTTTCCCCTCCCGCCGCCGTATCCCCCAAGATCGAGGAGCTGGGTAGCAAGATCGCGGGCCTCACCCTCGAGGAGGCCCGCGGCCTCGTCGACTACCTCCAGGACCGCCTCGGCGTCTCCGCCGCCGCCTTCGCCCccgccgccgtcgccgtcgctCCCGGAGCCGCCGCCGAAGCGGCCCCCGCTGCCGTGGAGGAGAAGACGGAGTTCGACGTGGTCATCGAGGGCGTCCCCAGCAACGCCAGGATCGCCACCATCAAGGTGGTCCGGGCGCTGACGAACCTGCCGCTCaaggaggccaaggatttgatcgAGGGCCTGCCGAAGAAGTTCAAGGAGGCCGTGTCGAAGGAGGAGGCAGAGGAGGCCAAGAAGCAGCTCGAGGAAGTCGGAGCGAAGATCTCCATCGTGTGAACCCTGGATTGAACAGAGGATGCGAAGAATTCCATGGCTAGGGTTGTACAACTTATGCTTCTCCTCTCATTATGTATTTAAACTCTTTTATTTTGAATTTAGTCATGAATTCTTATACTCTGTTTAGTGATTGTAGGGATTTTACTTTTCACCGCTCTTCATTCTTGTCTTTATGTTATATGAGTAATTTAGTACCGTCATTTTGAGTAATTATTCAATTAATTTGAACTAATCTCGCTATATTATATCATAGCTTTCCCTCTGGTCTTTTGAGTTTCATAATTTGCATCCCTTAGTTTTTGGTAAGTTTCAATTATAATTTGCAAGTATACTTATTTGTAGTTGCAAGTATATCATTTTATGTTCATCGTGGCTGACAATTTCGGCTCTTTTTTTTATCTTGTGTCTATTGTGTTCTATATCAAAGCCAGTATAGATTACATGGTGGTTTGATGAATCTGTTTAGAAGTCATCTTTGATGTTAGCTCCTTTTGAGTGTAATGTTGCATACTTTATCTATAGTTTACATGGTtgcttgatgaatctatttagaattaatatttgaaaataattttttccctTCATCTTGTTACATACTTTAAGCTGTCTAATATGCTTAAAATCTTGAAGAGGACATGTTTTGGAAGGGAAAATGTAGTTGCATTACAAGTAATAGTCCTGCATCTTTGTAAACCTTAAAATTTGGCAAACAGATTCTGGTGATGCCCTTGCTTTGCTTTACATCTTGTATAAgaattcttattttttataaacTCTAAATGAACTAGATGTTTAAAGATATAATGTGGTTTTAAATGAAAATTAGTTAATAATGTTGGATTGCATGCCAAAGACGCAAGCTACGTTCACCGCCTCATGCTTTCAAGAGTGTTTGGCGGGGCTTATGGAGTTTAGATTGGAATTTAACACTGAAGTCAAGAACTTTtgtttcttacaagttctttTGACTGTACTAAATCGTCTCATTCTTCTGTTGAGTGCATAAAGAAAGCTGACCTTATATTACATGACAATCGGCTTTGATGAACAGACTTCAGAGTGGATATTGTCCCTAAGGTAAAGAAGAAAAGCTGTATGCCTGTCCTCTAATGAATTTGGATAACCTTAAAATGTTTGTCTTGT
Coding sequences:
- the LOC135592614 gene encoding large ribosomal subunit protein bL12c-like gives rise to the protein MAAALSLTASYYIASSGFPISSSAPSQTLKYPSQLFPLRSLRLAAVSLSPPAAVSPKIEELGSKIAGLTLEEARGLVDYLQDRLGVSAAAFAPAAVAVAPGAAAEAAPAAVEEKTEFDVVIEGVPSNARIATIKVVRALTNLPLKEAKDLIEGLPKKFKEAVSKEEAEEAKKQLEEVGAKISIV